A stretch of Lathyrus oleraceus cultivar Zhongwan6 chromosome 6, CAAS_Psat_ZW6_1.0, whole genome shotgun sequence DNA encodes these proteins:
- the LOC127096942 gene encoding probable CCR4-associated factor 1 homolog 9 isoform X2, with product MFPKNMFTAKSYCAPSTMIRSVWSSNLESEFKLINSLVDSYPVISMDTEFPGVVVLPDSTDLPFHSQSSDTHYSFLKANVDDLNIIQVGLTLSDTNGNLPNLGTSNFFIWEFNFRDFDVAHDIHNHDSIELLRGQGIDFAKNKKFGIDSICFAELMMSSGLVCNEDVSWVTFHSAYDFGYLVKALTQCALPQNLDDFLVLVRVYFGNAIYDVKHMVKFCEGIYGGLDRVSKTLNVDRFAGKSHQAGSDSLLTLHIFHKIRDIYFDCDVDQMAKYTCVLYGLEKLI from the coding sequence ATGTTCCCAAAAAACATGTTCACCGCAAAGTCTTATTGTGCTCCATCCACTATGATTCGATCGGTGTGGTCCTCCAACCTTGAATCAGAGTTTAAGTTGATTAATTCATTGGTTGATTCCTATCCAGTTATTTCCATGGATACTGAGTTTCCTGGTGTTGTCGTCCTTCCTGACAGTACAGATTTGCCTTTCCATTCTCAAAGTTCAGACACTCATTACTCTTTTTTGAAGGCTAATGTGGACGACCTCAATATTATTCAAGTTGGACTTACTCTCTCTGACACTAATGGTAACCTTCCAAATCTCGGAACTTCTAATTTTTTCATTTGGGAATTTAATTTTCGTGATTTTGATGTTGCACACGACATTCATAATCATGATTCTATAGAGCTTCTTCGAGGTCAAGGTATTGACTTCGCAAAAAATAAGAAATTTGGTATTGATTCAATATGTTTTGCTGAACTTATGATGTCATCTGGACTTGTTTGTAATGAGGATGTAAGTTGGGTTACATTTCATAGTGCTTATGATTTCGGTTACCTTGTTAAGGCATTAACCCAATGTGCTTTGCCTCAAAATCTTGATGATTTTTTAGTTTTAGTTCGTGTTTATTTTGGTAACGCTATTTATGATGTCAAACATATGGTGAAGTTCTGTGAAGGTATTTATGGTGGTTTGGATAGAGTTAGTAAAACTTTGAATGTTGATCGTTTTGCTGGGAAGAGTCATCAAGCTGGTTCAGATAGTTTACTGACTCTTCATATTTTCCATAAAATAAGGGACATTTATTTTGATTGTGATGTTGATCAAATGGCCAAGTATACATGTGTGTTATATGGCTTAGAAAAGTTAATTTGA
- the LOC127096942 gene encoding probable CCR4-associated factor 1 homolog 9 isoform X1 — translation MCFKDIPCTLQLSLRKANIPTMIRSVWSSNLESEFKLINSLVDSYPVISMDTEFPGVVVLPDSTDLPFHSQSSDTHYSFLKANVDDLNIIQVGLTLSDTNGNLPNLGTSNFFIWEFNFRDFDVAHDIHNHDSIELLRGQGIDFAKNKKFGIDSICFAELMMSSGLVCNEDVSWVTFHSAYDFGYLVKALTQCALPQNLDDFLVLVRVYFGNAIYDVKHMVKFCEGIYGGLDRVSKTLNVDRFAGKSHQAGSDSLLTLHIFHKIRDIYFDCDVDQMAKYTCVLYGLEKLI, via the coding sequence CCACTATGATTCGATCGGTGTGGTCCTCCAACCTTGAATCAGAGTTTAAGTTGATTAATTCATTGGTTGATTCCTATCCAGTTATTTCCATGGATACTGAGTTTCCTGGTGTTGTCGTCCTTCCTGACAGTACAGATTTGCCTTTCCATTCTCAAAGTTCAGACACTCATTACTCTTTTTTGAAGGCTAATGTGGACGACCTCAATATTATTCAAGTTGGACTTACTCTCTCTGACACTAATGGTAACCTTCCAAATCTCGGAACTTCTAATTTTTTCATTTGGGAATTTAATTTTCGTGATTTTGATGTTGCACACGACATTCATAATCATGATTCTATAGAGCTTCTTCGAGGTCAAGGTATTGACTTCGCAAAAAATAAGAAATTTGGTATTGATTCAATATGTTTTGCTGAACTTATGATGTCATCTGGACTTGTTTGTAATGAGGATGTAAGTTGGGTTACATTTCATAGTGCTTATGATTTCGGTTACCTTGTTAAGGCATTAACCCAATGTGCTTTGCCTCAAAATCTTGATGATTTTTTAGTTTTAGTTCGTGTTTATTTTGGTAACGCTATTTATGATGTCAAACATATGGTGAAGTTCTGTGAAGGTATTTATGGTGGTTTGGATAGAGTTAGTAAAACTTTGAATGTTGATCGTTTTGCTGGGAAGAGTCATCAAGCTGGTTCAGATAGTTTACTGACTCTTCATATTTTCCATAAAATAAGGGACATTTATTTTGATTGTGATGTTGATCAAATGGCCAAGTATACATGTGTGTTATATGGCTTAGAAAAGTTAATTTGA
- the LOC127094433 gene encoding uncharacterized protein LOC127094433, whose amino-acid sequence MVNLDKSKASFSRNVRDEEKEMICNWMDVKIVINHAKYLGLHVVFGRSKNEIFAMVVVRVWKKLKGWNERVLSRDGKEVLIKTVVQTILSYIMSYYKILYSCCKEIESMLAKFWYGSKDGERKVH is encoded by the coding sequence ATGGTGAATCTAGATAAATCAAAAGCATCATTTAGTCGAAATGTGAGagatgaagaaaaagagatgatATGTAACTGGATGGATGTAAAGATTGTGATAAATCATGCAAAGTATCTAGGTTTACATGTTGTGTTCGGAAGATCGAAGAATGAGATTTTTGCTATGGTGGTTGTGAGAGTTTGGAAGAAACTTAAGGGCTGGAATGAGAGAGTTCTTTCTAGGGATGGTAAAGAGGTTCTAATCAAGACGGTGGTACAGACTATTCTAAGTTATATCATGAGTTACTACAAAATCCTGTACTCATGTTGCAAGGAGATCGAGTCAATGTTGGCAAAATTTTGGTATGGGTCCAAGGATGGTGAGAGGAAAGTTCATTGA